A genomic segment from Oncorhynchus keta strain PuntledgeMale-10-30-2019 chromosome 9, Oket_V2, whole genome shotgun sequence encodes:
- the LOC118387572 gene encoding arrestin domain-containing protein 1-like isoform X1, whose product MGKLKEFDITFTNNKVVYSPGESISGSVKITTGTSLQYKAIKVNCLGSCGVSNKMNDMSWTLEEQYFSSTLSVADKGTLAAGEHSFPFQFLIPVAAPTSFEGPFGKIVYRVRAIIDTPRFSKDYKAQRPFYLLNLLNLNQVPNIEQPSYAVTTKRFSYLLVKTGTLMMKACSDQRGYTPGQIIRLATEIHNKSGKDTGCVLASLIQKVTYKTKRAVFDLRTIAEVEGAGVKAGKHAEWREQIIVPPLPQSGLAGCSLIEIDYFIQVSLKSPETVVTLPIYIGNIAVNLIPSRSMPSTPAPTTIRPNPGPEGVTPSAPPAEEDLEEVLGAGGSVSEEIPTKSHSQQDQSGQPPTMSPSAFSYAPGVDSPPSQRRANDTSTPLFCVSTGATIPFFTEGNATPVPTSCPLILPPEYSTWDFTHEPPPTYEESCSSNNSSFNNRRSQE is encoded by the exons ccattaaggTGAACTGCCTGGGATCATGTGGGGTCTCCAACAAAATGAACGACATGTCATGGACACTGGAAGAGCAATACTTCAGCAGCACACTGTCTGTAGCTGACAAAG GTACACTGGCAGCTGGCGAGCACAGCTTCCCTTTTCAATTTCTCATTCCAG TGGCTGCCCCGACCTCCTTTGAAGGGCCCTTTGGGAAGATTGTTTACCGTGTGAGAGCCATCATAGACACACCTCGCTTCTCCAAGGACTACAAGGCCCAGAGGCCCTTCTACCTACTTAACCTGCTCAACCTCAACCAAGTGCCCAACATTGAA CAACCCAGTTATGCTGTGACCACTAAGAGGTTCAGCTACCTCCTGGTGAAGACGGGCACCCTCATGATGAAGGCTTGCAGTGACCAGAGGGGATACACACCAGGCCAGATCATCAGACTAGCCACTGAGATCCACAACAAGTCAGGCAAGGACACAGGCTGTGTGCTGGCCAGCCTCATACAG AAAGTGACTTATAAGACCAAACGGGCTGTTTTCGACCTGCGGACCATAGCAGAGGTAGAGGGGGCGGGAGTGAAGGCGGGGAAACACGCTGAGTGGCGGGAGCAAATCATCGTACCGCCCCTCCCCCAGTCTGGCCTGGCCGGCTGTAGCCTTATAGAGATCGATTACTTCATCCAG GTATCACTAAAGTCCCCCGAGACAGTTGTCACTTTACCCATCTACATCGGGAACATCGCTGTCAACTTGATCCCGTCACGATCTATGCCCTCAACTCCAGCCCCAACAACCATCCGCCCCAACCCCGGCCCAGAAGGGGTTACCCCGAGCGCGCCCCCGGCTGAGGAGGACTTGGAGGAGGTGTTGGGTGCAGGGGGTTCAGTCAGCGAGGAGATCCCCACAAAGAGTCACTCCCAGCAGGACCAATCCGGCCAGCCCCCCACCATGTCCCCCAGTGCATTCAGCTACGCTCCCGGTGTAGATTCCCCCCCCAGCCAGCGACGTGCCAATGACACCTCAACACCTCTGTTCTGTGTGTCAACTGGGGCCACCATCCCCTTCTTCACAGAAGGAAACGCCACCCCAGTACCCACGTCCTGTCCTCTCATACTCCCCCCTGAGTACAGCACCTGGGACTTCACACATG AACCCCCTCCCACATATGAGGAGAGCTGCAGCAGTAACAACTCCAGCTTCAACAACAGAAGATCGCAGGAGTGA
- the LOC118387572 gene encoding arrestin domain-containing protein 1-like isoform X2: MNDMSWTLEEQYFSSTLSVADKGTLAAGEHSFPFQFLIPVAAPTSFEGPFGKIVYRVRAIIDTPRFSKDYKAQRPFYLLNLLNLNQVPNIEQPSYAVTTKRFSYLLVKTGTLMMKACSDQRGYTPGQIIRLATEIHNKSGKDTGCVLASLIQKVTYKTKRAVFDLRTIAEVEGAGVKAGKHAEWREQIIVPPLPQSGLAGCSLIEIDYFIQVSLKSPETVVTLPIYIGNIAVNLIPSRSMPSTPAPTTIRPNPGPEGVTPSAPPAEEDLEEVLGAGGSVSEEIPTKSHSQQDQSGQPPTMSPSAFSYAPGVDSPPSQRRANDTSTPLFCVSTGATIPFFTEGNATPVPTSCPLILPPEYSTWDFTHEPPPTYEESCSSNNSSFNNRRSQE; the protein is encoded by the exons ATGAACGACATGTCATGGACACTGGAAGAGCAATACTTCAGCAGCACACTGTCTGTAGCTGACAAAG GTACACTGGCAGCTGGCGAGCACAGCTTCCCTTTTCAATTTCTCATTCCAG TGGCTGCCCCGACCTCCTTTGAAGGGCCCTTTGGGAAGATTGTTTACCGTGTGAGAGCCATCATAGACACACCTCGCTTCTCCAAGGACTACAAGGCCCAGAGGCCCTTCTACCTACTTAACCTGCTCAACCTCAACCAAGTGCCCAACATTGAA CAACCCAGTTATGCTGTGACCACTAAGAGGTTCAGCTACCTCCTGGTGAAGACGGGCACCCTCATGATGAAGGCTTGCAGTGACCAGAGGGGATACACACCAGGCCAGATCATCAGACTAGCCACTGAGATCCACAACAAGTCAGGCAAGGACACAGGCTGTGTGCTGGCCAGCCTCATACAG AAAGTGACTTATAAGACCAAACGGGCTGTTTTCGACCTGCGGACCATAGCAGAGGTAGAGGGGGCGGGAGTGAAGGCGGGGAAACACGCTGAGTGGCGGGAGCAAATCATCGTACCGCCCCTCCCCCAGTCTGGCCTGGCCGGCTGTAGCCTTATAGAGATCGATTACTTCATCCAG GTATCACTAAAGTCCCCCGAGACAGTTGTCACTTTACCCATCTACATCGGGAACATCGCTGTCAACTTGATCCCGTCACGATCTATGCCCTCAACTCCAGCCCCAACAACCATCCGCCCCAACCCCGGCCCAGAAGGGGTTACCCCGAGCGCGCCCCCGGCTGAGGAGGACTTGGAGGAGGTGTTGGGTGCAGGGGGTTCAGTCAGCGAGGAGATCCCCACAAAGAGTCACTCCCAGCAGGACCAATCCGGCCAGCCCCCCACCATGTCCCCCAGTGCATTCAGCTACGCTCCCGGTGTAGATTCCCCCCCCAGCCAGCGACGTGCCAATGACACCTCAACACCTCTGTTCTGTGTGTCAACTGGGGCCACCATCCCCTTCTTCACAGAAGGAAACGCCACCCCAGTACCCACGTCCTGTCCTCTCATACTCCCCCCTGAGTACAGCACCTGGGACTTCACACATG AACCCCCTCCCACATATGAGGAGAGCTGCAGCAGTAACAACTCCAGCTTCAACAACAGAAGATCGCAGGAGTGA